A stretch of Bacillus pseudomycoides DNA encodes these proteins:
- a CDS encoding Hsp20/alpha crystallin family protein, producing MGKKKKNCLFRVDGFEEWMDQFCSDSYDNFSSQNHIHIDLCETEHEYILETDIPNASEQNVLINKMETGLTIHIFHKNSSLQRTISLPANIIYKKMIACLENGFLSIHISKTEVANKHEKKVLFLN from the coding sequence ATGGGCAAGAAAAAGAAAAATTGTCTTTTTCGTGTTGATGGTTTTGAAGAATGGATGGATCAGTTTTGCTCTGATTCATATGACAACTTCAGTTCCCAAAATCACATCCACATTGATCTTTGTGAAACGGAGCATGAATACATTTTAGAAACTGATATTCCTAATGCTTCAGAACAAAATGTACTTATAAACAAGATGGAGACAGGCCTAACAATTCATATATTTCATAAAAATTCATCCTTACAACGAACAATTTCTTTACCTGCTAACATTATCTATAAAAAAATGATAGCCTGTTTAGAAAATGGCTTTCTTTCCATACACATTTCCAAAACTGAAGTTGCAAATAAACATGAGAAAAAAGTTCTTTTTTTAAATTAA
- a CDS encoding polysaccharide deacetylase family protein: MLKRKIAVIIIIYLICVVHIFQVDKVEAKMLMRKELEPTGYVTWEVPNNEKIIAITFDDGPDPIYTPQVLKLLRQYKAEATFFMIGFRIQRNPYLIKQVLKEGHEIGNHTMDHLYASSTSDAKIKNDILVGKKYLQRWVKEPLFFRPPGGYINDAVFATAKEAGYQIVLWSWHQDPKDWANPGAESIVKHVITNAKSGDIVLLHDGGSDRSQTVAALEKILPVLQKEGYRFVKVSELLRYKH, translated from the coding sequence ATGTTGAAAAGAAAAATTGCTGTAATAATCATTATTTATTTAATTTGTGTAGTACATATATTTCAAGTGGACAAAGTAGAAGCGAAAATGTTGATGAGAAAAGAATTAGAGCCCACGGGTTATGTAACGTGGGAGGTACCAAATAACGAGAAAATAATTGCAATTACGTTTGATGATGGTCCAGATCCTATATACACGCCGCAAGTATTAAAGTTATTACGCCAATATAAAGCTGAGGCAACTTTTTTTATGATAGGTTTTCGAATTCAGCGAAATCCGTATTTAATTAAGCAGGTGCTGAAGGAAGGGCATGAAATTGGAAATCATACGATGGATCATTTATATGCAAGTAGTACATCTGATGCAAAAATAAAAAATGATATTTTAGTGGGAAAAAAGTATTTACAAAGGTGGGTAAAAGAGCCGCTGTTTTTTCGTCCACCAGGTGGATATATTAATGATGCAGTATTTGCAACAGCAAAAGAAGCAGGGTATCAAATCGTATTATGGTCATGGCATCAGGATCCGAAAGATTGGGCGAATCCAGGTGCTGAATCCATTGTGAAACATGTTATAACAAACGCGAAGAGTGGAGATATAGTGTTATTGCATGATGGTGGAAGTGATCGGAGTCAAACTGTAGCTGCATTAGAAAAAATTTTGCCGGTTCTTCAAAAAGAAGGGTATCGATTTGTGAAGGTTTCGGAGCTGTTACGTTATAAGCATTAA
- the sspO gene encoding small acid-soluble spore protein O — MGKRKANHVIPGMNAASAQGQGTGYNEEFANEPLTPAQRQNNKKRKKNQ; from the coding sequence ATGGGTAAACGTAAAGCAAATCATGTAATTCCAGGAATGAATGCTGCATCAGCACAAGGACAAGGGACTGGCTATAATGAGGAGTTCGCCAACGAGCCATTAACACCAGCTCAGCGTCAAAATAATAAAAAACGTAAGAAGAATCAGTAG
- the acnA gene encoding aconitate hydratase AcnA — translation MVKHNPFQSRETFEVDGKTYHYYQLKALENAGVGNVSQLPYSIKVLLESVLRQVDGRVITEEHVTNLAKWGTKDVQDIDVPFKPSRVILQDFTGVPAVVDLASLRKAMADMGGDPDKINPEITVDLVIDHSVQVDRAGTADALEFNMDLEFKRNEERYKFLSWAQKSFDNYRAVPPATGIVHQVNLEYLAPVVHAVKNAEGELVAYPDSLVGTDSHTTMINGIGVLGWGVGGIEAEAGMLGQPSYFPVPEVIGVKLTGTLPSGTTATDVALKVTQVLRQKGVVGKFVEFFGDGLKSMPLADRATISNMAPEYGATCGFFPIDEVSLDYLRLTGRDEEQIRVVEEYCKANGLFYTADSKDPIYTDLVEIDLNTIESNLSGPKRPQDLIPLSNMKDEFHKAVVAPVGTQGLGFNEQEFDKEVKVVLKDQEVTMKTGAIAIAAITSCTNTSNPYVLIGAGLVAKKAIEKGLKVPGYVKTSLAPGSKVVTEYLDKSGLTTYLDQLGFQTVGYGCTTCIGNSGPLAPELEEAIAANDLLVTSVLSGNRNFEGRIHPLVKANYLASPPLVVAYALAGTVDIDLKNDAIGKDEKGNPIYFNDIWPSAKEIEEVVQSVVTSELFKKEYAQVFNSNERWNEIQTSNEALYTWDNDSTYIQNPPFFEGLSKEPGEVETLSGLRVVGKFGDSVTTDHISPAGSIGKHTPAGRYLLENGVQPVDFNSYGSRRGNHEVMMRGTFANIRIKNQIAPGTEGGYTTYWPTGEVTSIYDAAMKYKEDGTGLLVVAGKDYGMGSSRDWAAKGTNLLGIKAVIAESFERIHRSNLVLMGVLPLQFKEGESTETLGLVGNESFEIKIDKTVKPRDLVKVVAIDPEGNEKQFEVVARFDSEVEIDYYRHGGILQMVLREKIEESKVSN, via the coding sequence ATGGTCAAACATAATCCATTTCAATCTCGTGAAACATTTGAAGTAGATGGAAAAACGTATCATTATTATCAATTGAAAGCGCTTGAAAATGCAGGGGTTGGCAACGTATCGCAATTACCATATTCAATTAAAGTTTTGCTTGAATCTGTACTTCGTCAAGTTGATGGACGTGTCATTACAGAAGAGCATGTTACAAATTTAGCGAAATGGGGAACAAAAGATGTTCAAGATATCGATGTTCCATTTAAACCATCTCGTGTAATTTTACAAGACTTCACAGGTGTTCCAGCTGTCGTTGATTTGGCTTCACTTAGAAAAGCGATGGCAGATATGGGCGGAGATCCTGATAAAATTAATCCAGAAATTACTGTAGACCTTGTAATCGATCACTCTGTACAGGTTGATAGAGCGGGTACAGCTGACGCGCTTGAATTCAACATGGACTTAGAGTTTAAACGTAATGAAGAACGTTATAAATTTTTAAGCTGGGCACAAAAATCATTTGATAATTATCGTGCAGTTCCACCAGCAACAGGTATTGTACACCAAGTAAACCTTGAGTATTTAGCGCCAGTTGTTCATGCGGTGAAGAATGCTGAAGGTGAATTAGTTGCATACCCAGATTCATTAGTTGGAACAGACTCTCATACTACAATGATTAATGGTATCGGCGTTCTTGGATGGGGCGTTGGTGGTATTGAAGCGGAAGCAGGAATGCTTGGACAACCTTCATACTTCCCAGTACCAGAAGTTATTGGTGTGAAGTTAACTGGTACACTTCCAAGTGGTACAACAGCAACAGACGTTGCATTAAAAGTAACGCAAGTGTTACGTCAAAAAGGTGTAGTTGGTAAATTTGTTGAGTTCTTCGGTGACGGACTAAAGAGCATGCCTTTAGCTGACCGTGCGACAATTTCAAACATGGCACCAGAATACGGCGCAACTTGTGGATTCTTCCCAATTGACGAGGTTTCATTAGATTACTTACGTTTAACAGGAAGAGATGAAGAACAAATTCGCGTTGTTGAAGAATATTGTAAAGCAAACGGTTTATTCTATACAGCAGACAGCAAAGATCCAATTTATACAGACCTTGTTGAAATTGATTTAAATACAATTGAATCTAACCTTTCAGGACCAAAACGTCCACAAGATTTAATCCCTCTTTCAAATATGAAAGATGAGTTCCATAAAGCAGTTGTGGCACCAGTTGGAACGCAAGGACTTGGATTCAATGAACAAGAATTCGATAAAGAAGTGAAAGTTGTATTAAAAGATCAAGAAGTAACGATGAAAACAGGTGCAATTGCAATCGCTGCGATTACAAGCTGTACAAACACATCTAACCCATATGTATTAATTGGTGCAGGTTTAGTTGCGAAAAAAGCAATTGAAAAAGGCCTTAAAGTACCTGGTTATGTAAAAACATCATTAGCTCCAGGATCTAAAGTTGTTACAGAGTACTTAGATAAATCAGGTTTAACAACATATTTAGATCAATTAGGATTCCAAACAGTTGGTTACGGCTGTACAACTTGTATCGGTAACTCTGGTCCATTAGCACCAGAATTAGAAGAAGCAATTGCAGCAAACGACTTATTAGTAACATCTGTTTTATCTGGTAACCGTAACTTTGAAGGTCGTATTCATCCGCTTGTAAAAGCAAACTACTTAGCATCACCACCACTTGTTGTAGCATACGCGCTTGCAGGTACAGTTGATATCGACTTGAAAAATGATGCAATCGGTAAAGATGAAAAGGGTAATCCGATTTACTTTAACGACATTTGGCCATCAGCAAAAGAAATTGAAGAAGTGGTTCAAAGCGTTGTAACATCTGAATTGTTCAAAAAAGAATATGCACAAGTATTTAACAGCAATGAACGCTGGAATGAAATCCAAACTTCAAATGAAGCGTTATATACTTGGGATAATGACTCAACATACATTCAAAACCCACCGTTCTTTGAAGGATTATCAAAAGAACCAGGTGAAGTAGAAACACTTTCAGGTTTACGTGTAGTTGGTAAATTTGGTGACTCTGTAACAACAGACCATATTTCACCAGCAGGTTCAATTGGTAAACATACACCAGCAGGCCGCTATTTATTAGAAAATGGCGTACAGCCAGTTGACTTTAACTCTTATGGTTCTCGCCGTGGTAATCATGAAGTTATGATGCGTGGTACATTCGCAAATATCCGTATCAAAAACCAAATCGCACCAGGAACAGAAGGTGGATATACAACTTACTGGCCAACTGGTGAAGTAACATCTATCTATGATGCTGCGATGAAATATAAAGAAGATGGCACTGGACTTCTTGTAGTTGCTGGTAAAGATTACGGTATGGGAAGTTCTCGTGACTGGGCTGCGAAAGGTACAAACCTTTTAGGTATTAAAGCAGTAATCGCAGAAAGCTTCGAGCGTATTCACCGTAGTAACCTTGTATTAATGGGTGTATTACCATTACAATTTAAAGAAGGCGAAAGTACTGAAACATTAGGTCTTGTTGGTAACGAATCATTTGAAATTAAAATTGATAAAACAGTTAAACCACGCGATCTTGTAAAAGTAGTTGCAATTGACCCAGAAGGAAACGAAAAACAATTTGAAGTAGTAGCACGTTTCGATAGTGAAGTAGAAATTGACTACTACCGTCACGGTGGTATCTTACAAATGGTGCTTCGTGAGAAAATTGAAGAGTCTAAGGTGTCAAACTAA
- a CDS encoding transglycosylase SLT domain-containing protein — MNTPGVRHLFQPGHDLVVSSSPEETVQLVKYFLEHPASCKKIGDQGQLTVKIHSYRHRAEFMINVLSKEGIVQPDIVNSEEQGEIYYYENFTEEKYQLYIVSPSDSLWSISQKFGVTISDLKKLNSLANDEIFVDQVLKIREIIDATPFLVESENKSTLGNPQATQWIKLIFQAAKEHNLPSNILYSIIVAESNGNPNLVSKTGGIGLMQFQIETANLLGINPCNAIEAIYGAARYLQELYTEFKDWQLAIAAYNAGPNIVKNTERFHHLKNLKITLKRYLHIPNPLTSTICKMKSSSLTSLFLS; from the coding sequence ATGAATACACCGGGAGTAAGACACCTATTCCAACCAGGTCATGACCTGGTTGTTTCCTCATCTCCAGAGGAAACTGTACAGTTAGTAAAATATTTTTTAGAACATCCCGCAAGTTGTAAGAAAATTGGAGATCAAGGTCAGTTGACTGTCAAAATTCATAGCTACCGACACCGGGCTGAATTTATGATTAACGTATTAAGCAAAGAAGGAATAGTACAACCAGATATCGTTAATTCGGAGGAACAAGGTGAAATCTATTATTATGAAAACTTCACTGAAGAAAAATACCAACTGTATATTGTCAGCCCATCTGATTCCCTATGGAGCATTTCACAAAAATTTGGAGTCACAATTAGCGACCTAAAAAAATTAAACAGTTTAGCAAATGATGAGATCTTTGTTGATCAAGTACTAAAGATCAGGGAAATTATAGATGCAACACCATTTTTAGTTGAATCAGAGAATAAAAGTACTCTTGGAAATCCCCAAGCAACACAGTGGATTAAACTTATTTTCCAAGCTGCTAAAGAACATAACCTACCTAGCAACATCCTCTATAGCATCATAGTAGCCGAGAGTAACGGAAATCCAAATCTAGTTTCCAAAACCGGAGGCATAGGATTAATGCAGTTTCAAATTGAAACTGCCAATTTATTGGGAATTAACCCTTGTAATGCAATCGAAGCGATTTACGGAGCAGCCCGCTATTTACAAGAATTATATACTGAATTTAAAGATTGGCAACTAGCCATTGCTGCCTATAATGCTGGACCGAATATAGTAAAAAATACGGAAAGATTCCACCACTTGAAGAACCTCAAAATTACGTTAAAAAGGTACTTGCATATTCCCAATCCGTTAACTTCGACAATCTGTAAAATGAAATCTTCCAGTTTAACTTCTCTATTTCTTTCTTAA
- a CDS encoding small acid-soluble spore protein P: MEKNNSKSIRQNTKKGQPSGQPEPLSGSHKVKNRNHSRQKNHAHHDM; the protein is encoded by the coding sequence ATGGAAAAAAACAACAGCAAATCCATTCGTCAAAATACAAAGAAGGGACAGCCTTCTGGGCAACCCGAGCCATTAAGTGGGTCTCATAAAGTAAAAAATCGAAATCATTCAAGACAAAAAAATCACGCACATCATGATATGTAA
- a CDS encoding YmzC family protein — protein MGEHPISKELRYMRICLVILILVLIFFNKEKVIEVSTNHDTTPISVQNDQTSNMTQIAENTFALQESNPDSGDRHTIKIFKYNPDTNKITLVKEFNTENPSTYEYQLN, from the coding sequence ATGGGAGAACACCCAATTAGTAAAGAACTACGCTATATGCGTATTTGTCTTGTAATCTTAATTCTAGTCCTTATATTTTTTAACAAAGAAAAAGTCATCGAAGTTTCTACAAACCATGATACTACTCCAATAAGTGTACAAAATGATCAAACTAGTAATATGACACAAATTGCAGAAAATACATTTGCTTTACAAGAAAGTAATCCTGACAGTGGTGATCGGCACACTATTAAAATTTTTAAGTATAACCCAGATACAAATAAAATTACATTAGTAAAAGAATTTAATACGGAAAATCCTTCTACATATGAGTATCAACTGAATTAA